Below is a window of Deinococcus planocerae DNA.
GTCCTTGTAGGCGTGTCCTCGCTTGGGGTGTGGGGGCAGCAGTGGGCGAAGTTGAGCCCACTGCTGCTCGGTTAAATCTGTCCGTCCCATCCCCCCATCCTCCCAAATTCACCCAGACAGACCCTAGAACCGGACAGCAGTTCCTCGACCGCCTCCGCCAAAACCCCCCGAACCTCTACGTAGACGGCGCGCGGGTCGAGGACCCCACCACCCACCCCGCCACCCGCAACATCGCCCACTCGCTCGCCGGGCTGTACGACCTCCAACACGACCCCCGCCTCCGCGACGTGCTGACGTACGAGGAGAACGGCGAGCGGTACGCGACCTCCTTCATGGTGCCGCGCACGAAGGACGACCTGCGCAAGATCGGGGAGGCGCACCGCCTCCGCGCGAACTACTCGCTGGGCACGCTGGGCCGCGCGCCCGACTACATGAACACGAACGTCATGGCCGCCGGAATGGCGAGCGACTACTTCGACCAGTGTGAGCACAGCGGGGAGAAGGGCTCGGGTCGCAACTTCAGCGAGAACATGCGCCGCTTTTACGAGTACGTGCGCGACCACGACCTGTGCCTCACCCACGCGCTGACCAACCCGCAGGTCAACCGCAGCAAGCAGGCATCCGAGTTGCCTGACCCCTACATCGCCATGGGGATCGTCGAGGAGACGGAGGCGGGCGTCATCGTGCGTGGCGCCCGGATGCTCGCCACCCTGCCCATCGCCGACGAAATCCTGATCTTCCCCTCCACGGTCATCAAGGAGAATGGCGACAAGAGCCGCTACGCGATGGGCTTCGGCCTGCCCACCAACGCGCCCGGCCTCTATTTCCAGTGCCGCGAGCCCTTCGACCTGGGGCGCGACGTAGAGGACCATCCCCTGTCGAGCCGCTTCGACGAGCAGGATGCCTTCGTGATCTTCGACGACGTGCTCGTGCCCTGGGAGCGTGTCTTCCTGATGTACGACCTGACGCTCGCCAATCAGGCGTACTCGAAGACCGACGCCGTGCTCCACATGGCCTACCAGGTGGTGAACCAGAAAGTCTCCAAGACCGAGGCGTTCCTGGGCATCGCGCAGAGCATCGTGGACACGGTGGGCAGCGGACAGTTCCAGCACGTGCAGCAGAAGGTCTCGGAGATCATCATCACGCTGGAGATTATGAAAGCCCTTCAGGTGGCGGCGGTGGAAGGCGCCCAACTCAACGGGTACGGCGTGATGACCCCCGCCCGCGGACCGCTCGACGCCGCGCGCAACTACTACCCCAGCATCTATCCGCGCCTGAACGAGATCATCCAGCTTCTCGGCGCGTCGGGGATCATCATGATGCCGGGCAAGGCGGACCGCGAGGGGCCGCTCGGGGGATTCATCGAGAAGCACCTCCAGGCGACGAACGCGAGCGCGGAGGACCGCCTGAAACTCTTCCGGCTGGCCTGGGACCTGACGCTCTCGGCCTTCGGCGCGAGGCAGAACCTCTACGAGAAGCACTTCTTCGGCGATCCCATCCGGATGTACAGCGCCCTGTACGAGGTGTACGACAAGCGGCCATACGTGGAGCGCATCCGGCAGTTCCTGCACCAGCGGCAGCCGGTCGCCGCCAACTGAGGTTCCCGCCATGCAACCGAACACCATCCGCATCGCCCACGGCGTTTTCTACGTCACCGACCTTGCGCGGTCCCGGCGCTTCTACGTGGACCTGCTCGGCCTGAACGTCCTGCACGAGACCGAGGGTGCCCTGTACCTGCGCGCCAACGAGGACCGCGAGTGGACGCTCAAGCTCGAACTCGCCCCCGAGGCGGGCGTCAAGCACCTCGCCTATCGGGTGGGAACGACCGCCGACCTCGACGCCCTTGTGCAGTTCCTCGACGGGCAGGGCATCCCGCACCGCTGGGAGATGGAGGTGGACCGTCCCCGTCTGCTGCGCTTTCAGGACCCCTACGGCGTTCCCGTCGCGTTCTACGCGGAGTCGGTCAAGCACCCCTGGCTGCTT
It encodes the following:
- the hpaB gene encoding 4-hydroxyphenylacetate 3-monooxygenase, oxygenase component, which encodes MSVPSPHPPKFTQTDPRTGQQFLDRLRQNPPNLYVDGARVEDPTTHPATRNIAHSLAGLYDLQHDPRLRDVLTYEENGERYATSFMVPRTKDDLRKIGEAHRLRANYSLGTLGRAPDYMNTNVMAAGMASDYFDQCEHSGEKGSGRNFSENMRRFYEYVRDHDLCLTHALTNPQVNRSKQASELPDPYIAMGIVEETEAGVIVRGARMLATLPIADEILIFPSTVIKENGDKSRYAMGFGLPTNAPGLYFQCREPFDLGRDVEDHPLSSRFDEQDAFVIFDDVLVPWERVFLMYDLTLANQAYSKTDAVLHMAYQVVNQKVSKTEAFLGIAQSIVDTVGSGQFQHVQQKVSEIIITLEIMKALQVAAVEGAQLNGYGVMTPARGPLDAARNYYPSIYPRLNEIIQLLGASGIIMMPGKADREGPLGGFIEKHLQATNASAEDRLKLFRLAWDLTLSAFGARQNLYEKHFFGDPIRMYSALYEVYDKRPYVERIRQFLHQRQPVAAN